One stretch of Streptomyces sp. 135 DNA includes these proteins:
- a CDS encoding cytochrome P450, with the protein MHDQPPATCPAGATPAPGASPQPELFTWEFATDPYPAYAWLRENSPVHRTTLPSGVEAWLVTRYADARQALADQRLSKNPAHHDEPAHAKGKTGIPGERKAELMTHLLNIDPPDHTRLRRLVSKAFTPRRVAEFAPRVRELTDQLIDAFVAKGEADLIHEFAFPLPIYAICDLLGVPREDQDDFRDWAGMMIRHGGGPRGGVARSVKKMRGYLAELIHRKRLDPGDDLISGLIRASDHGEHLTENEAAAMAFILLFAGFETTVNLIGNGMYALLTHPEQRARLQKALAEGDTGLLETGVEELLRFDGPVELATWRFATEALTLGGQDIAAGDPVLVVLAAADRDPERFDRPDTLDLARRDNQHLGYGHGIHYCLGAPLARLEGQTALATLLRRLPDLQLAADPADLRWRGGLIMRGLRTLPVKFTDAQKEAPERPVSDGPSQL; encoded by the coding sequence ATGCACGACCAGCCGCCCGCGACCTGCCCCGCAGGAGCCACGCCCGCCCCCGGGGCGAGCCCGCAGCCCGAGCTCTTCACCTGGGAGTTCGCCACCGATCCTTACCCCGCCTACGCCTGGCTGCGCGAGAACTCCCCGGTGCACAGGACCACGCTGCCCAGCGGAGTCGAGGCCTGGCTGGTCACCCGGTACGCGGACGCGCGCCAGGCGCTCGCCGACCAGCGGCTCAGCAAGAATCCGGCCCACCACGACGAGCCCGCCCACGCCAAGGGCAAGACCGGCATCCCCGGCGAGCGCAAGGCCGAGCTGATGACGCATCTGCTCAACATCGACCCGCCGGACCACACCCGCCTGCGGCGCCTCGTCTCGAAGGCGTTCACCCCGCGCCGCGTCGCCGAGTTCGCACCGCGCGTGCGGGAGCTGACCGATCAGCTCATCGACGCCTTCGTGGCGAAGGGCGAGGCCGACCTCATCCACGAGTTCGCCTTCCCGCTCCCCATCTACGCCATCTGCGACCTGCTCGGCGTCCCCCGCGAGGACCAGGACGACTTCCGCGACTGGGCGGGCATGATGATCCGCCACGGCGGCGGCCCCCGCGGCGGCGTAGCCCGCTCGGTGAAGAAGATGCGCGGCTACCTCGCCGAGCTGATCCACCGCAAACGCCTCGACCCCGGCGACGACCTCATCTCCGGCCTCATCCGCGCCTCCGACCACGGCGAGCACCTCACGGAGAACGAGGCCGCCGCCATGGCCTTCATCCTCCTGTTCGCCGGATTCGAGACCACCGTCAACCTCATCGGCAACGGCATGTACGCCCTCCTCACCCACCCCGAGCAGCGCGCACGGCTCCAGAAGGCCCTGGCGGAGGGCGACACCGGCCTGCTGGAGACCGGCGTCGAGGAACTGCTCCGCTTCGACGGACCCGTGGAGCTGGCCACCTGGCGGTTCGCCACCGAGGCGCTGACCCTCGGCGGGCAGGACATCGCGGCCGGCGACCCCGTCCTCGTCGTGCTCGCCGCCGCCGACCGCGACCCCGAGCGGTTCGACCGGCCCGACACCCTCGACCTCGCGCGCCGCGACAACCAGCACCTCGGGTACGGCCACGGAATCCACTACTGCCTCGGCGCCCCGCTCGCCCGCCTGGAGGGCCAGACCGCGCTCGCGACGCTGCTCAGGCGCCTGCCCGACCTGCAACTCGCGGCCGACCCGGCCGATTTGCGGTGGCGTGGCGGGCTGATCATGCGGGGGCTGCGCACGCTGCCGGTGAAGTTCACAGACGCACAGAAAGAGGCACCGGAACGACCGGTTTCTGACGGCCCATCACAACTGTGA